From a region of the Neobacillus niacini genome:
- a CDS encoding MOSC domain-containing protein, with amino-acid sequence MDNREIVYLSKGLPKTNLHKDETYISGIWKEQCEELFAGFDQISGDQVANPEYHGGAERVVCVYPFEHYEHWESVFGKPLTPSAFGENLTPIGMKEDQVCIGDVFQIGEAVLQVSQGRYPCSTINKRNNNNLLLKRIVETGYTGYFFRVLEEGKITADAQIKKLVSHPEQITVSSIHHLYFHDPSPSVELIEKIVGIEELAHQWRTYLLDLKEKIEKLPG; translated from the coding sequence TTGGACAATAGAGAGATTGTTTATTTAAGCAAGGGATTGCCCAAAACGAATTTACATAAGGATGAAACGTATATATCTGGAATCTGGAAAGAACAATGTGAAGAACTTTTTGCAGGCTTCGATCAGATAAGTGGCGACCAGGTGGCAAATCCTGAGTATCATGGCGGAGCAGAACGTGTCGTCTGCGTATATCCCTTCGAACATTATGAGCATTGGGAAAGTGTTTTTGGTAAACCACTAACACCCTCTGCATTTGGGGAAAATTTAACTCCCATTGGCATGAAGGAAGACCAGGTATGTATTGGAGATGTTTTTCAAATTGGCGAGGCAGTCCTGCAGGTGTCCCAAGGTCGGTATCCTTGTTCAACCATTAATAAACGGAATAATAATAACCTCTTATTAAAAAGAATTGTGGAAACCGGATATACCGGATATTTTTTCCGAGTGCTAGAAGAAGGAAAAATAACAGCAGACGCTCAGATAAAAAAGCTGGTTTCACATCCTGAGCAAATCACGGTCTCCTCTATTCATCATCTCTATTTCCATGATCCATCACCATCGGTTGAATTGATTGAAAAAATAGTCGGGATTGAAGAATTGGCACATCAGTGGCGAACGTATCTCCTTGATTTAAAAGAGAAGATTGAGAAACTCCCGGGCTAA
- a CDS encoding ATP-binding protein — MNRKGQITLVLISVLFSSFQTLVEHERFFTVDFLIFTGIAWLVGWQYDRARFFGKKARDSEESYRQLIDSLPKSVIIHQDNKVIYVNKEALTMIGAKQKEEVIGTSIYNYIFPEYKDRLIERLNQVKKEVLPLNNIEYKFKKLDGSVFDFEGSSMFITYGGKEAILSIGNDVTKRKEQTEQLLQKSEKLALLGQMAAGIAHEIRNPLTSIRGFIQLFKSETHQEEYYDIVLSELDRINNIVGEFLVLAKPTAAVFAEKDVKELIKDVVTLINTQSILNNVQIFIEFECNLPKISCEENQLKQVFLNLLKNAIEAMPTGGNIDVKVKTKEEGKISIQIIDQGIGIPKDRIPTLGEPFYTTKEKGTGLGLMTCYKIIESHSGQLTIESVVNEGTTIEIILPTITQRVFSLT; from the coding sequence ATGAACAGAAAAGGGCAAATTACGCTAGTGCTAATATCGGTGCTTTTTTCCAGCTTCCAAACCCTTGTGGAGCATGAACGTTTTTTCACGGTAGACTTTCTTATTTTTACAGGGATTGCTTGGCTGGTTGGATGGCAATATGACCGGGCACGTTTCTTTGGAAAAAAAGCGCGTGATAGTGAAGAAAGCTATAGACAATTAATAGATTCATTGCCAAAGTCAGTCATTATTCACCAAGATAACAAGGTCATCTATGTAAATAAGGAAGCCCTAACGATGATTGGTGCAAAGCAGAAGGAAGAAGTAATCGGAACTTCTATTTATAATTATATTTTTCCAGAATATAAGGATCGACTAATAGAACGCCTGAATCAAGTAAAAAAAGAAGTCCTTCCGTTAAACAATATTGAATACAAATTTAAAAAGTTAGATGGTTCGGTATTTGACTTTGAAGGCTCTTCCATGTTCATTACATATGGCGGAAAAGAAGCTATATTGTCAATCGGAAATGATGTCACAAAAAGAAAAGAACAAACCGAACAACTCCTGCAAAAATCAGAAAAGTTGGCGCTTCTTGGTCAAATGGCTGCAGGTATAGCCCATGAAATCCGAAATCCACTTACCTCCATTAGAGGCTTCATTCAATTATTCAAAAGCGAGACACATCAGGAAGAGTACTATGATATTGTGTTATCAGAGCTTGACCGAATCAATAACATCGTCGGAGAATTTCTTGTACTTGCAAAACCAACCGCTGCTGTTTTTGCCGAAAAAGATGTAAAGGAATTAATTAAAGATGTTGTTACCCTGATTAATACGCAATCCATCTTAAACAATGTCCAAATCTTCATAGAATTTGAATGCAATTTACCCAAAATAAGCTGTGAAGAAAACCAATTAAAACAGGTCTTTCTAAACCTGCTAAAAAACGCAATAGAAGCCATGCCTACCGGCGGAAATATAGATGTAAAGGTTAAGACAAAGGAAGAAGGGAAAATTTCTATCCAAATTATCGATCAGGGAATTGGGATTCCAAAGGATCGAATTCCGACCCTCGGTGAACCCTTTTATACGACAAAGGAAAAGGGAACTGGCCTCGGACTTATGACATGTTATAAAATCATTGAAAGCCATAGCGGTCAATTAACGATTGAGAGTGTAGTAAATGAAGGAACGACAATCGAAATTATTCTGCCAACCATCACCCAGCGAGTTTTTAGCCTTACTTAA
- a CDS encoding SPOR domain-containing protein, giving the protein MYKVFAGSFKSRENAQERVAFLRSKGIQSFIVSTVISGETWFRVQAGAFSTRENADKRVNEIKAKTGINAFIQTDNVRSSTTSNTVPSPPGIDLNPSSILGPTQLSAEQMNAYVRTINPHAPLLGEYYKTFGEYYGIKGDVAFAQALQETGYFRFTGDVRSSQNNFAGIGATGGGARGAGFNTPEEGVLAHLQHLYAYATTAALPDKYPLVDPRFHLVNRGSATTWTALNGKWAVPGTTYGQSILSIYRRMAEA; this is encoded by the coding sequence ATGTACAAAGTATTTGCCGGCTCTTTCAAGTCAAGGGAAAATGCACAGGAACGAGTAGCCTTCCTGCGCTCAAAGGGAATCCAATCCTTTATTGTATCCACCGTCATTTCTGGTGAAACTTGGTTTCGCGTACAAGCAGGTGCCTTTTCTACCAGGGAGAACGCAGATAAACGAGTAAATGAAATCAAGGCAAAGACAGGAATAAATGCTTTCATCCAAACAGATAACGTTCGTTCCAGCACAACTTCTAATACAGTTCCAAGTCCCCCCGGTATTGATCTCAATCCATCCTCAATTTTAGGTCCTACCCAGCTTTCTGCTGAACAAATGAATGCATATGTAAGGACGATAAACCCTCATGCACCCTTGTTAGGAGAATATTACAAAACATTCGGAGAGTATTATGGGATTAAAGGGGATGTTGCGTTTGCACAAGCCCTGCAGGAAACTGGCTATTTTCGGTTTACAGGGGATGTTAGGAGTAGTCAAAACAACTTTGCAGGAATTGGTGCCACGGGTGGCGGAGCAAGGGGAGCCGGTTTCAACACACCCGAGGAAGGTGTACTTGCACATCTCCAGCACTTATATGCTTATGCTACCACAGCAGCATTACCCGACAAATACCCGTTAGTTGACCCCCGCTTTCATCTTGTAAATAGAGGTTCGGCAACAACATGGACCGCCTTGAACGGAAAATGGGCTGTTCCAGGTACCACCTACGGTCAGTCAATCTTGAGTATCTATCGAAGAATGGCTGAAGCTTAA
- a CDS encoding DMT family transporter: MHQEKRKEMNHQDNSRSIVIPLTISIIAISFSAIFVKWSDAPASVLSMYRMLLASLLMLPIVWKNREEFKKITRNDWVFLFLSGLFLALHFVLWFGSLKLTTVASSTIILALQPIVSLIGGYFFFKERTTSSALMTMGIAIIGAMMIGWGDFALSQDAILGDILSFLSVIAVVVYLMIGQSIVKKVSHWIYSFSVFFIAAIVLSIYNLSASVAFSGYPAKEWGIFLLLATVPTISHIINNWLLNYVNATTISMSILGEPVGATILAVILLNEHLASWQIAGGMLVLLGVFFFLTQQQKRIPIKGTVNTGT; the protein is encoded by the coding sequence ATCCATCAAGAAAAGAGGAAAGAAATGAACCATCAAGATAATTCCAGATCTATAGTCATACCGCTTACGATTTCAATTATAGCGATATCGTTCTCAGCCATTTTTGTAAAATGGTCGGACGCACCTGCTTCCGTTTTAAGCATGTATCGCATGCTGCTTGCAAGTCTATTAATGCTTCCGATCGTCTGGAAAAACCGCGAAGAATTTAAAAAAATCACAAGAAATGATTGGGTCTTTTTATTTTTATCAGGTCTGTTTTTAGCCCTGCATTTTGTCCTTTGGTTCGGTTCGTTAAAATTAACTACCGTCGCTAGCTCAACCATTATTCTTGCCTTGCAGCCGATAGTATCGTTGATTGGCGGTTACTTCTTTTTTAAAGAACGAACAACAAGTTCCGCTTTGATGACGATGGGAATTGCGATAATTGGTGCCATGATGATTGGCTGGGGTGACTTTGCTTTGAGTCAGGACGCCATTCTTGGCGATATCCTTTCCTTCTTAAGTGTCATTGCCGTAGTAGTTTACTTAATGATCGGTCAAAGTATCGTGAAAAAAGTTTCACATTGGATTTATAGTTTTAGTGTGTTTTTTATTGCCGCTATCGTTCTATCAATCTATAACCTTAGTGCAAGTGTTGCATTTAGCGGCTATCCAGCGAAGGAATGGGGAATATTCCTCTTACTCGCAACCGTTCCGACAATCAGTCACATCATCAATAACTGGCTCTTAAACTATGTTAATGCTACAACCATATCAATGAGTATTTTAGGTGAACCTGTGGGTGCGACGATATTGGCAGTGATATTATTAAATGAACACCTTGCCAGCTGGCAAATTGCCGGTGGAATGCTCGTGCTTCTTGGTGTATTTTTCTTTTTAACGCAGCAGCAAAAAAGGATTCCTATTAAAGGAACCGTAAACACCGGGACTTAA
- a CDS encoding aminotransferase: MMKEHQHYLSGMVKELKPSGIRKFFDLAASIKGVISLGVGEPDFITPWSIREAAILSLEEGYTSYTANPGLLELRQEISGYLNKRFGVQYNPVDQVIVTAGASQAIDLTFRAILNPGDEVLIIEPAFVSYAPLVTLAGGKPIPVSTHPSNGFKLTPEQIENAITTKTKAILLCSPNNPTGTYLNKEELTKIAGVVEKHDLLVISDEIYAELTYDDEYTSFASIEGMYDRTILINGFSKGFAMTGWRLGFLAAPQPFTEQMVKILQYTTMCAPHMLQHGAIEALRNTYHEVESMRRSYRRRRNYIVQSLNSIGLDCHTPGGAFYVFPSIKKTGMSSEQFAEELLLAEKVAVVPGSAFGESGEGYIRCSYATSMEQLQEAMQRIKRFMDSLESKENRVQELSTNN; encoded by the coding sequence ATGATGAAGGAACACCAACACTATTTATCTGGAATGGTAAAAGAATTAAAACCATCTGGAATCAGGAAGTTTTTTGACCTTGCGGCCTCGATTAAGGGAGTCATTTCCCTAGGTGTTGGGGAGCCAGATTTTATTACCCCATGGAGCATACGAGAAGCAGCAATTCTATCTTTAGAAGAGGGCTATACTTCCTACACTGCTAATCCCGGCTTGTTAGAATTACGACAAGAAATTTCAGGATATTTAAACAAGCGGTTTGGGGTCCAGTATAATCCTGTCGACCAAGTGATTGTAACCGCTGGTGCCAGCCAAGCCATTGACCTAACCTTCCGCGCCATTCTAAATCCTGGTGACGAGGTACTGATTATTGAACCGGCTTTCGTTTCATATGCACCATTAGTTACGTTGGCAGGCGGGAAGCCAATCCCGGTCTCAACACATCCAAGTAATGGCTTCAAGCTAACACCTGAACAAATTGAAAACGCGATTACGACCAAAACAAAAGCCATTTTGCTCTGTTCACCAAATAACCCGACAGGAACCTATTTAAACAAAGAGGAACTTACAAAAATTGCTGGAGTGGTTGAGAAACACGACTTACTTGTTATCTCTGATGAAATCTATGCAGAATTGACCTATGATGATGAATATACAAGCTTTGCTTCGATTGAGGGTATGTATGATCGAACCATCCTAATCAACGGCTTCTCCAAAGGATTTGCGATGACAGGCTGGCGACTAGGGTTCTTAGCAGCTCCTCAGCCGTTTACCGAACAAATGGTAAAAATTTTACAATACACAACGATGTGCGCACCGCATATGCTGCAGCACGGCGCCATCGAGGCTCTACGAAATACCTATCACGAAGTGGAAAGCATGAGAAGAAGTTATCGTAGAAGACGTAATTATATTGTTCAATCGTTAAACAGTATAGGGCTGGACTGTCACACTCCAGGCGGAGCCTTCTATGTCTTCCCTTCCATTAAAAAAACCGGTATGAGCTCAGAACAATTTGCAGAAGAACTTCTGCTTGCAGAAAAAGTAGCCGTTGTTCCTGGCAGTGCTTTTGGCGAAAGTGGCGAAGGGTACATCCGCTGCTCCTATGCCACCTCTATGGAACAACTCCAAGAAGCAATGCAGCGAATCAAGAGGTTTATGGACTCCTTGGAATCGAAAGAGAACCGTGTCCAAGAGCTTTCTACAAACAATTAA
- a CDS encoding Lrp/AsnC family transcriptional regulator, whose product MRLSGEELEVLSILEENHRIPVQDIALMVNSSVEDVSAIIKKLEDEKIIVSYPALIDWSKVAGEENIVAMIDVKVTPKRGVGFDEVAERIYRFPEVTSLYLMSGAYDLSITIEGKTMSEIARFVSEKLSTIDNVISTTTHFMLKKYKHDGVIFGENNDRDRRMVVSP is encoded by the coding sequence ATGAGGTTGTCTGGTGAGGAGTTGGAGGTTCTTTCGATTCTGGAAGAAAATCATAGGATTCCGGTGCAAGATATTGCGTTGATGGTGAATTCGAGTGTGGAGGATGTTTCGGCGATTATTAAGAAGTTGGAGGATGAGAAAATCATTGTTAGTTATCCGGCTTTGATTGATTGGAGCAAGGTGGCCGGCGAGGAAAATATCGTCGCGATGATTGATGTAAAAGTGACCCCGAAACGCGGGGTAGGTTTCGATGAGGTGGCGGAAAGAATTTATCGTTTTCCTGAGGTTACATCTCTTTATCTCATGTCCGGTGCGTATGATTTATCGATTACGATTGAAGGTAAAACAATGAGTGAGATCGCTAGGTTTGTGTCGGAAAAGCTGTCGACGATTGATAATGTTATTTCCACAACCACTCATTTCATGTTAAAAAAATACAAACATGATGGTGTCATTTTTGGCGAAAACAATGATCGCGATCGTCGGATGGTGGTTTCACCATGA
- a CDS encoding NUDIX hydrolase: protein MEWKINKVEKDQVDRFEIVQEDVTLPNQTDMHFSYVNFSQGVCILPITEDGKVICIRQYRHAVKEWQWELPAGAIDPEDKEPLSAAKRELEEETGCQAKNWINLGSVYPSPGSTSEQIFLFAATDLIKKEQQLEATEQIDLHIIEMNELNQLISSGEFKHGAGLAAILRYLIIND from the coding sequence GTGGAGTGGAAAATTAACAAAGTTGAAAAAGACCAAGTAGACCGATTTGAGATTGTTCAGGAAGATGTAACCCTTCCAAACCAAACAGATATGCATTTCTCTTATGTGAATTTTTCACAGGGTGTTTGTATTTTGCCGATAACGGAGGACGGGAAGGTTATATGTATTCGGCAATATCGTCATGCAGTCAAGGAATGGCAATGGGAATTACCTGCAGGAGCCATTGACCCTGAAGACAAAGAACCTCTTTCAGCAGCCAAAAGAGAACTTGAGGAAGAAACTGGCTGCCAGGCTAAAAACTGGATCAATCTAGGCAGTGTTTACCCCTCCCCTGGGTCGACAAGTGAGCAGATTTTCCTTTTTGCTGCAACCGACCTCATAAAAAAAGAGCAGCAGCTTGAAGCCACCGAACAGATAGACCTACATATCATCGAAATGAACGAGCTAAATCAGCTAATTAGTAGCGGGGAATTCAAACACGGCGCCGGACTCGCAGCCATCCTTCGTTACCTCATAATAAATGATTAA
- a CDS encoding VanZ family protein has protein sequence MRSWFIFIWCTAILIFTCTSSFHDFIEFGVVRFHWDAHPTFSDFLSPLPYDLSKGFLLQKFGHIIAFHVLTVLLLMKFRSHMIILALAASFASLTEFMQLYFNRGGRAFDIGFDLLGILLTLSIASLFRIKHSNRINLNN, from the coding sequence ATGCGAAGTTGGTTTATTTTTATTTGGTGCACGGCCATTTTGATTTTTACTTGTACCTCAAGCTTTCATGATTTTATCGAATTTGGTGTTGTGAGGTTCCATTGGGACGCTCATCCAACCTTTTCTGATTTCCTGTCACCACTCCCCTATGACCTTAGTAAAGGATTCCTTTTGCAAAAGTTTGGCCATATAATCGCTTTTCACGTTCTTACTGTCTTGTTGTTAATGAAATTTAGATCTCATATGATAATCCTCGCTTTGGCTGCTTCCTTTGCGTCTCTAACTGAGTTTATGCAATTATATTTTAATCGTGGTGGAAGGGCTTTTGATATTGGATTTGATTTACTAGGTATTTTATTGACGTTATCGATTGCAAGCCTGTTTAGGATAAAACATTCCAATCGCATCAATTTAAATAATTAA
- a CDS encoding VOC family protein, with translation MAVKKLEHVGVMVSDLEVSIGFYQDVLGLDLLDRFDANESTGLAFLGDRASGQVIVELICGKNNTFPDEGKVHHIAFTVDDIEGEIERLRSSKVHFTSDEISTLTNGSKYIFFKGPDGETLELFQPKS, from the coding sequence ATGGCAGTTAAGAAGTTAGAGCATGTTGGTGTGATGGTGAGTGATTTGGAGGTTTCTATTGGTTTTTATCAGGATGTTTTAGGATTGGATTTGCTGGATAGGTTTGATGCGAATGAATCTACTGGGTTAGCCTTTTTAGGTGATCGTGCTAGTGGACAGGTCATTGTTGAACTTATTTGTGGGAAGAACAATACTTTTCCTGATGAAGGGAAGGTTCATCATATTGCGTTTACAGTGGACGACATTGAAGGAGAAATTGAACGTCTTAGAAGTTCGAAGGTACATTTTACAAGTGATGAAATTTCTACATTGACCAATGGAAGTAAGTATATCTTCTTTAAGGGGCCAGACGGGGAGACTCTGGAGTTATTTCAGCCTAAATCTTAA
- a CDS encoding GNAT family N-acetyltransferase has translation MRVVSLEKERVSDFVAYCKKHRSEVDDSYLYDFELREFVVDDENPTYLALNEQDEIVGTASLVMDDYHKRGKRARFRIFHCETQDMLCYRQLLEAVLQHTTDLDKVFLFIPVVNKKLIEMIEGLKFSVERYAFLLVREDLEIPEVEIPDGYEVRTFRPGQDEEHWLKVRNAAFSTLKGSETPLTTEGVKKLSTDDDYLEGGMMILFDQEKPVGVIRGADDGYDEAPIMNIGPVAILPEYQGRGLGRSLLRASLRFAKEKGYKRTILSVNGENERAQALYIQEGFKQVEAVVCYQYFIK, from the coding sequence ATGAGGGTTGTATCGTTAGAGAAAGAGAGAGTTTCTGATTTTGTTGCTTATTGTAAAAAGCATAGATCAGAGGTTGATGATTCCTATTTGTATGATTTTGAATTACGGGAGTTTGTCGTGGATGATGAAAATCCTACTTATCTTGCATTAAATGAGCAGGATGAAATAGTCGGAACAGCTTCGCTGGTCATGGATGATTATCATAAACGTGGAAAAAGGGCCCGCTTTCGTATTTTTCATTGCGAAACTCAAGATATGCTCTGCTATCGGCAGCTTCTAGAGGCAGTCTTACAACATACAACTGACCTAGATAAGGTTTTTCTGTTTATCCCAGTAGTAAATAAAAAATTGATAGAGATGATAGAAGGCTTGAAGTTTTCTGTGGAAAGATATGCTTTCCTGCTGGTAAGAGAGGACCTGGAAATACCAGAAGTCGAAATCCCAGACGGTTACGAGGTTAGAACTTTTCGTCCAGGACAGGATGAAGAGCATTGGCTAAAGGTACGAAATGCTGCTTTTTCAACTCTGAAAGGCAGTGAAACACCGCTCACCACTGAGGGGGTAAAAAAGCTGTCAACCGATGATGATTACCTTGAAGGCGGCATGATGATCCTGTTCGATCAGGAAAAACCGGTAGGAGTGATAAGAGGAGCCGATGATGGATATGATGAGGCACCTATTATGAACATTGGACCTGTCGCGATTTTGCCTGAGTATCAAGGCCGCGGGTTAGGAAGAAGCCTGCTAAGAGCCTCTTTAAGGTTTGCCAAGGAAAAAGGCTATAAACGCACCATCCTTAGTGTAAACGGAGAGAATGAGCGTGCCCAGGCTCTATATATTCAGGAGGGCTTTAAACAGGTAGAGGCAGTTGTCTGTTATCAATATTTTATAAAATAA
- the mngB gene encoding mannosylglycerate hydrolase: MKKVHIVPHMHWDREWYFSTEESRILLVNNMEEILEMLENNPDYPYYVLDGQTSILEDYFAVKPENKERVRKLVQAGKLIIGPWYTQTDEMVVGGESIVRNLLYGLKDTEEFGEPMMIGYLPDSFGQSSQMPQILNGFDIKYSIFWRGTSERHGTNKTEFYWTSDDGSKVLVQLFPLGYAIGKYLPEDEEKLQERINKYFTVLDRGATTENIILPNGHDQMPIQKNIFTIMEKLQKLYPDREFFLSKYENVFAELEKNQALPTLQGEFLDGKYMRVHRSIYSTRMDIKAANTRIENKITNVLEPLAAIAYSLGFEYHHGLIELIWKEIMKNHAHDSIGCCCSDKVHREIMNRFFLAEEKTDQLIEHYKRKITDSIDTERTEDRLTAFNLLPYERKDVVTTKVITKLNSFTLEDAEGNRIPFEVLNKEIMDPGLIDRQIVHYGNYDPFFQYTVQLQDSIPAMGYKTYFVVDAKSNMGNTLIEKNTVDTEFYSVSVNPNGTLKIWDKQLNREFDQVLRLENGGDDGDEYDFSPLADETLFYSDNVEAEVKVAQNGYEARIDILVKLDVPGDLEKRKINKVDRFVEVHWKVMIPNHQPIIKIEAEIDNQAKDHRLRTLIPTGIASSFSVSDNQFGFIKRDVYDSAMDYWKEQDWDERPDSIFPMLSFTGLSDHEHGISVLTNSTREFEIVGEKYDTIAITLFRSVGVLGKEEMLRRPGRPSGIKLPTPDSQMLGLVKLDFAITTHKGSTTTANIGRIAKEFTTPIQTYNKIPHNAMKLNPSGIKAPLSFSFLQETNSTAVLSTLKKAEKEDRFVLRFFNPTETEGHGSYTVNLSVEHALEANLNEKPITQLNLENNHLILPLKPNQVKTVLF; encoded by the coding sequence CTGATCATTGGTCCATGGTATACTCAAACCGATGAAATGGTCGTTGGCGGAGAATCCATCGTTCGTAATCTTCTTTATGGGTTAAAAGATACAGAAGAGTTCGGAGAGCCAATGATGATAGGGTACTTACCGGACTCCTTCGGTCAATCATCACAAATGCCGCAAATCCTGAATGGCTTCGACATTAAGTATTCGATTTTCTGGCGTGGTACTTCTGAACGTCACGGCACAAATAAAACTGAATTTTACTGGACAAGCGATGATGGCTCAAAGGTCCTCGTCCAATTGTTTCCACTTGGCTATGCGATTGGTAAGTATCTTCCTGAAGATGAAGAAAAACTCCAGGAACGCATCAACAAATACTTTACCGTTCTCGACCGTGGGGCTACCACAGAGAACATCATCCTGCCAAACGGTCACGATCAAATGCCAATTCAAAAGAACATTTTTACGATCATGGAAAAACTCCAAAAGCTATATCCAGACCGCGAATTTTTTCTGAGCAAATATGAGAATGTCTTTGCTGAACTGGAAAAGAATCAAGCCTTGCCTACCCTTCAAGGCGAATTTTTAGACGGAAAATACATGCGTGTTCACAGAAGTATCTACTCAACAAGAATGGATATTAAAGCAGCGAACACAAGAATTGAAAATAAAATCACCAATGTATTGGAGCCATTAGCGGCAATTGCCTATTCCTTAGGATTTGAATATCATCATGGTTTGATTGAGTTGATTTGGAAGGAAATCATGAAAAATCATGCACATGACAGTATTGGCTGCTGCTGCTCCGATAAAGTTCATCGTGAAATCATGAACCGCTTCTTTCTTGCAGAAGAAAAAACTGATCAGCTTATTGAACACTATAAGCGTAAAATCACGGATTCAATTGACACTGAACGTACTGAGGATCGGTTAACTGCATTTAACCTCCTGCCATATGAACGTAAAGATGTGGTTACCACTAAGGTAATTACAAAGTTGAATTCATTCACATTAGAGGATGCAGAAGGTAATCGTATTCCGTTTGAGGTACTGAACAAAGAAATCATGGATCCAGGCTTAATTGACCGTCAAATTGTTCACTACGGTAACTATGATCCATTTTTCCAATATACTGTTCAATTACAGGATTCAATACCAGCGATGGGGTATAAGACATACTTCGTTGTGGATGCAAAGAGCAATATGGGGAATACCCTTATTGAAAAGAATACAGTTGACACAGAATTTTATTCGGTTTCCGTCAATCCAAATGGAACGTTGAAAATTTGGGACAAGCAATTGAATAGGGAATTTGACCAAGTGCTGCGCTTAGAAAATGGCGGCGACGATGGTGACGAATATGACTTCTCACCATTAGCAGATGAAACACTTTTTTATAGTGATAATGTTGAAGCAGAAGTGAAGGTTGCGCAGAATGGATATGAAGCACGAATCGATATCCTTGTTAAGCTAGATGTACCTGGGGATCTTGAGAAGCGCAAAATCAATAAAGTTGACCGTTTTGTGGAGGTTCATTGGAAAGTAATGATTCCAAACCATCAGCCAATCATTAAGATTGAGGCAGAAATTGATAATCAAGCGAAGGACCATCGTCTTCGCACCCTGATTCCTACAGGAATCGCGTCTTCCTTCTCAGTATCAGACAATCAATTCGGCTTCATTAAGCGTGATGTTTATGATTCCGCAATGGATTACTGGAAAGAACAAGATTGGGATGAACGCCCAGATTCTATTTTTCCAATGCTTTCCTTTACGGGATTATCAGATCATGAGCATGGAATAAGTGTATTAACCAACAGCACTCGTGAATTTGAAATTGTTGGGGAAAAATACGATACCATCGCAATCACCCTATTCCGAAGCGTTGGCGTACTAGGAAAAGAAGAAATGCTAAGAAGACCAGGTCGTCCATCTGGAATTAAACTGCCCACACCTGACTCACAAATGCTGGGATTAGTAAAACTCGACTTTGCGATTACAACACACAAAGGCTCTACAACAACTGCAAACATTGGCAGAATCGCAAAGGAATTTACAACACCAATTCAGACTTATAATAAAATACCGCATAATGCGATGAAGCTGAATCCATCTGGTATCAAAGCACCATTGAGCTTTAGTTTCTTACAAGAAACAAACAGCACTGCGGTACTGAGTACACTGAAAAAAGCAGAAAAAGAAGATCGCTTCGTCCTAAGATTCTTCAATCCTACAGAAACAGAAGGTCATGGCTCATATACCGTAAACCTTTCAGTCGAACATGCACTTGAAGCAAACCTAAACGAAAAACCAATTACGCAACTTAACTTAGAAAATAATCACCTTATCTTGCCGTTAAAACCAAACCAAGTAAAAACTGTATTATTTTAA